The following coding sequences lie in one Rutidosis leptorrhynchoides isolate AG116_Rl617_1_P2 chromosome 4, CSIRO_AGI_Rlap_v1, whole genome shotgun sequence genomic window:
- the LOC139841647 gene encoding uncharacterized protein, with protein sequence MVDGRVTTCNSYDTATLHGNDCGESELLYPKKYLNTLKYPGLPSHVQDLKVGVPAILLCNINVFAGLCNGIRMIITQLLSKSVEAETITGTRVGEKVFFPRMKLIHKEPSLPFLLKRQQFLLKVLYDMTTNKSQGQSLNKIGFYLPKTISPHGQLNVVLSRSTSPEGLKVLIKQQEDHGPNVTKNVVYTDFLSSIPEFEPTPTCHISR encoded by the coding sequence ATGGTTGATGGCCGGGTGACAACCTGCAACAGTTATGACACTGCAACACTGCATGGAAATGACTGTGGTGAGTCAGAACTGCTATATCCAAAGAAATACCTAAACACGCTCAAATATCCTGGCCTCCCATCACACGTCCAAGATTTAAAAGTAGGGGTACCAGCCATTCTGTTATGTAATATAAATGTTTTTGCTGGGCTTTGTAATGGTATAAGGATGATTATTACTCAACTGCTAAGTAAATCGGTTGAGGCTGAAACAATCACGGGCACGCGCGTTGGTGAGAAAGTCTTCTTCCCAAGAATGAAACTTATCCACAAAGAACCGTCACTACCATTTCTTCTAAAAAGACAACAGTTTCTATTAAAAGTTTTGTATGACATGACCACAAACAAAAGTCAAGGTCAATCACTCAACAAGATAGGTTTTTATTTACCAAAAACCATCTCCCCTCACGGGCAATTAAATGTCGTACTCTCAAGATCTACATCACCAGAAGGTTTAAAAGTTTTGATTAAACAACAAGAAGATCACGGGCCTAATGTAACAAAGAATGTTGTCTATACAGATTTCCTATCCTCAATTCCTGAATTTGAGCCAACACCAACTTGCCATATTAGCCGTTAA
- the LOC139841648 gene encoding uncharacterized protein, which translates to MDSVDEFITVAETDQLEKGNTAISYPCKKCKNARWYADSTDIKSHLIAHGFMRGYTCWSFHGESLADLNPSVSDNDTDNEDDSYNSDNNVNFDDMFDDLDMEDNVADKYHDILQQLFVDAEKPLYTGCMNFSKLSAVIQLVNLKSNNGWSDTSFTSLLELLNKMLPEGNELPVSTCQAKKLMYKRGKPTDNVDSDVSENGPPAKLLWYLPIIPRLKRLFVNEKDAKLLRWHAEDRKNDGKMRHLADSLQWKNFDKDFEEFGDEIRNIRFGLSSDGINPFGDLSSRHSTWPILLCIYNLPPWVCMKRKYIMMSLLIQGPKKPGNDIDVYLQPLVDEIMELWSTSIHVYDAYKKEYFQLRAMLFCTINDFPAYGNFSGYSTKGKKACPICEENTHSIWLTNCKKPAFMGHRRELAENHPYCKKANLFDGLLLNIPGKTKDGIKVRRDMELMNIRPELQPKDIDGRSTKFLPPACYTMLKVEKTKFCQCLHGIKVPSGYSANIRKLVSMKDFKLLVIDPDVLDEYQRDIILTLCELEMYFPPSFFDVMVHLASHIVGEIKACGPVFLRYMYPFERYMGILKGYVRNLNRPEGSIVEGYASEKVIKFCTNYMDGFKSVGIPQSHHEGRQAGQGTLGRKTGYSNVADYQEAHFNVLQHTTSIDPFIQEHMAFLRQQNPKKSAKWLANQHKITFSEWLKDKVRRTLPNIDKTVEALGFAPKHVFQYQGYDINGYTLYTKAQDKKKIWELDYGDSYTIPLFKCKWVDNDRGVQVDEDGFATVNLSTNGYKEEPFILEKLVTQVFFIEDPKDPRWHVVQYGKRRIIGVKNVVDEDEYDQFDELPPFSVGVQPMNEVVVGNNTIYFREDHQEGDEVADT; encoded by the exons ATGGATAGTGTAGATGAATTTATTACAGTTGCCGAGACTGATCAACTAGAAAAAGGAAACACCGCAATTAGTTATCCTTGTAAGAAATGCAAAAATGCACGGTGGTATGCTGATTCAACTGATATCAAAAGTCATCTAATTGCACACGGATTTATGAGAGGGTACACATGTTGGTCTTTTCATGGTGAGTCATTAGCTGACCTTAACCCTTCTGTTTCGGATAACGATACCGACAATGAAGACGATTCATACAATAGTGACAATAATGTTAATTTTGATGACATGTTTGACGATTTGGATATGGAGGATAATGTTGCTGATAAGTATCATGACATATTACAACAACTATTTGTTGACGCTGAAAAACCTTTATATACCGGTTgtatgaatttttcaaaactttcggCCGTGATACAACTGGTTAATTTAAAATCAAACAATGGTTGGAGCGACACAAGTTTCACTAGCCTGTTAGAGTTGTTGAACAAAATGCTACCAGAAGGTAATGAGTTGCCAGTTTCAACATGCCAAGCAAAGAAATTAAT GTATAAACGTGGAAAACCGACTGATAATGTTGATAGTGATGTGTCAGAAAATGGACCTCCTGCAAAATTATTGTGGTATTTGCCTATCATACCAAGATTAAAGAGATTATTTGTGAATGAGAAAGATGCAAAATTATTACGTTGGCATGCTGAAGATCGTAAAAATGATGGTAAAATGCGACATTTGGCCGATTCACTTCAATGGAAGAATTTTGATAAAGATTTTGAAGAATTTGGGGATGAGATACGTAATATAAGGTTCGGACTCAGTTCAGATGGAATTAATCCGTTCGGAGATTTGAGTAGCCGTCACAGCACGTGGCCTATTCTTCTATGCATTTATAACCTACCACCTTGGGTATGTATGAAAAGAAAATACATAATGATGTCTCTTTTGATTCAAGGCCCAAAGAAACCTGGAAATGACATTGATGTTTATTTGCAACCATTAGTTGATGAAATTATGGAATTATGGAGTACCAGCATACACGTTTATGATGCATACAAGAAAGAATACTTCCAACTACGGGCAATGCTTTTTTGCACCATTAATGATTTTCCTGCTTATGGTAATTTTTCTGGATATAGTACAAAGGGAAAAAAGGCATGTCCTATTTGTGAGGAAAATACTCACTCGATATGGCTCACAAATTGTAAGAAACCGGCATTTATGGGGCATCGGAGAGAGCTTGCTGAGAATCACCCGTATTGTAAAAAGGCGAATTTATTTGATG GGTTACTGTTGAACATTCCTGGAAAAACAAAAGATGGAATTAAAGTTAGAAGGGACATGGAATTAATGAATATCAGACCAGAGCTACAACCTAAAGATATTGATGGAAGGTCCACCAAGTTTCTTCCTCCGGCCTGTTATACTATGTTGAAGGTCGAGAAAACTAAATTTTGTCAATGCTTACATGGTATTAAGGTTCCATCAGGATACTCGGCTAACATTAGGAAGTTAGTTTCGATGAAAGATTTTAAGTTACTTG TGATTGATCCTGATGTGCTGGATGAATATCAAAGAGATATCATACTTACTCTTTGCGAACTCGAGATGTACTTTCCACCTTCTTTCTTTGATGTCATGGTTCATTTGGCATCTCATATTGTAGGAGAAATAAAGGCATGTGGTCCAGTTTTCTTACGGTATATGTATCCATTTGAAAGATATATGGGTATCTTGAAAGGTTATGTAAGGAACCTTAATCGACCAGAAGGCAGTATCGTTGAAGGATATGCATCCGAAAAGGTGATCAAATTCTGCACAAACTATATGGatgggtttaaaagtgtcgggattcCACAAAGTCATCATGAAGGAAGACAAGCAGGTCAAGGGACACTTGGGCGCAAGACGGGCTATTCAAATGTTGCCGATTATCAAGAGGCTCATTTTAATGTCTTACAACACACTACATCTATTGATCCGTTCATACAAGAACACATGGCATTCTTGAGACAACAAAACCCTAAAAAGAGTGCAAAGTGGTTGGCAAATCAACATAAAATAACTTTTTCAGAATGGTTGAAAGATAAAGTTAGGAGGACACTTCCAAATATTGATAAAACGGTCGAAGCTTTGGGATTCGCCCCGAAACATGTGTTCCAATATCAAGGATATGACATAAATGGGTATACCCTTTACACAAAAGCTCAAGACAAGAAGA AAATATGGGAATTAGATTATGGTGATTCGTACACTATACCCTTGTTCAAGTGTAAGTGGGTTGATAATGACCGCGGTGTTCAAGTTGATGAAGATGGTTTTGCAACTGTTAATCTTTCCACCAATGGATATAAAGAAGAACCATTCATTCTAGAAAAACTAGTTACTCAAGTATTCTTTATCGAAGACCCAAAGGATCCTAGATGGCATGTGGTTCAGTATGGAAAACGACGGATTATTGGTGTCAAGAACGTTGTTGATGAGGATGAGTACGACCAATTTGACGAGTTGCCGCCATTTTCAGTCGGTGTTCAACCTATGAATGAAGTTGTTGTTGGAAATAATACAATCTACTTTAGAGAAGACCATCAGGAAGGAGACGAGGTTGCAGACACATAA